In Kineococcus sp. NBC_00420, a single genomic region encodes these proteins:
- a CDS encoding UDP-N-acetylmuramoyl-tripeptide--D-alanyl-D-alanine ligase, whose translation MIALTAAEVAELTGGRLLAGTGSTEVTGPVVIDSRAAVPGSLFVALPGERVDGHDFAAAAVAAGAGVVLGERAVDLDPAAALVVVDDAVAALGRLARGVLDRLRARPPHAGVTGPLVVGVTGSQGKTTTKDLLAHVLAPGGPVVAPVGSFNNEIGAPLTVLRADEATASLVVEMGARGIGHIATLCAIAPPDVGVELVVGSAHAGEFGSLEATALAKGELVEALTADDLAVLNADDDRVAAMASRTRARVLTFGRSPGADVRAVDVELDDRARARFTLQHAGADAPVTLRLHGEHQVTNALAAAAVALGTGRALTEVAASLSTAEDLSPGRMQVVERADGVTVVHDAYNANPDSVRAALKALVGMATTPSGTRRTWAVLGEMLELGPASRDEHDVIGRLVVRLDVDQLLVVGAGARPIYTGAVMEGSWGEEAAFATDVDDALEFLRPRLRPGDVVLVKSSNGAGLARLATTLISTPTSTTDSTQATEASNS comes from the coding sequence GTGATCGCGCTGACCGCGGCGGAGGTGGCGGAACTCACCGGAGGCCGCCTCCTCGCCGGCACCGGGTCCACCGAGGTGACCGGACCGGTCGTCATCGACTCCCGGGCCGCCGTCCCCGGGTCCCTGTTCGTCGCGCTGCCCGGGGAGCGGGTCGACGGTCACGACTTCGCCGCCGCGGCCGTGGCCGCCGGGGCGGGCGTGGTGCTGGGCGAACGCGCGGTCGACCTCGACCCGGCCGCCGCACTGGTCGTCGTCGACGACGCGGTCGCGGCGCTGGGGAGGCTCGCCCGGGGCGTGCTCGACCGGCTGCGCGCCAGACCACCACACGCCGGAGTGACCGGCCCCCTCGTCGTCGGCGTCACCGGCAGCCAGGGCAAGACCACGACCAAGGACCTGCTCGCGCACGTCCTCGCGCCCGGCGGTCCCGTCGTGGCCCCCGTCGGCAGCTTCAACAACGAGATCGGTGCGCCCCTGACCGTGCTCCGCGCCGACGAGGCGACGGCGTCGCTGGTGGTGGAGATGGGCGCCCGCGGCATCGGTCACATCGCCACCCTCTGCGCCATCGCCCCGCCCGACGTCGGCGTCGAACTGGTCGTCGGGTCCGCGCACGCGGGGGAGTTCGGCTCCCTCGAGGCGACGGCGCTGGCCAAGGGCGAACTCGTCGAGGCGCTGACCGCCGACGATCTCGCGGTGCTGAACGCCGACGACGACCGCGTCGCCGCGATGGCGTCGCGGACCCGGGCCCGCGTCCTCACCTTCGGTCGCAGCCCGGGCGCCGACGTCCGCGCGGTGGACGTCGAGCTCGACGACCGAGCACGGGCGCGGTTCACCCTGCAGCACGCCGGCGCCGATGCCCCCGTCACGCTGCGGTTGCACGGCGAGCACCAGGTCACCAACGCCCTGGCCGCGGCGGCCGTGGCCCTCGGGACGGGCCGGGCCCTGACCGAGGTGGCGGCCTCGCTGTCCACCGCGGAGGACCTCAGCCCGGGCCGCATGCAGGTCGTCGAACGGGCCGACGGGGTCACCGTCGTCCACGACGCCTACAACGCCAACCCCGACTCGGTGCGGGCCGCGCTGAAGGCGCTGGTCGGCATGGCCACGACCCCCTCGGGAACGCGGCGCACCTGGGCCGTCCTGGGCGAGATGCTCGAACTCGGCCCGGCCTCGCGCGACGAGCACGACGTGATCGGGCGCCTCGTCGTCCGCCTCGACGTCGACCAGCTGCTGGTCGTGGGGGCCGGTGCCCGCCCGATCTACACGGGAGCCGTCATGGAGGGTTCCTGGGGGGAGGAGGCGGCGTTCGCCACCGACGTCGACGACGCGCTGGAGTTCCTGCGGCCACGGCTGCGTCCCGGCGACGTCGTCCTCGTGAAGTCCTCGAACGGAGCCGGCCTCGCCCGGCTCGCGACCACCCTCATCAGCACCCCCACCAGCACTACGGACAGCACGCAAGCTACGGAGGCGTCGAACTCGTGA